A portion of the Adhaeribacter radiodurans genome contains these proteins:
- a CDS encoding SAM-dependent methyltransferase, which translates to MPTPGIIYLIPTILAEDTAAAVIPAQVTQCISGLSYFIVENARTARRYIKTMATDKVIESLLITVIDKNSSEAEVKKALEPITKGQNAGIISEAGCPGVADPGAEVVKLAHRAGIKVVPLVGPSSILMALMGSGFNGQSFAFHGYLPIEKKDRVQAIRNLEKEMLQRDQTQIFMETPYRNNQMLTDLLQQLHPTTRLCIATNITGPNEFIKTNTIANWQGNLPDIHKQPTVFLIYRS; encoded by the coding sequence ATGCCTACACCCGGTATAATTTACCTTATTCCCACCATACTTGCCGAGGATACTGCGGCGGCCGTTATTCCGGCGCAAGTAACGCAGTGCATTTCCGGACTTTCGTACTTTATCGTGGAAAACGCCCGCACAGCCCGGCGTTATATTAAAACCATGGCTACCGATAAAGTTATTGAATCGTTGCTGATTACCGTAATTGATAAAAACTCTTCGGAAGCAGAAGTTAAAAAAGCTTTAGAGCCGATTACCAAGGGGCAAAACGCCGGTATTATTTCGGAAGCTGGCTGCCCCGGCGTAGCTGACCCGGGTGCCGAAGTAGTAAAATTGGCGCATCGCGCCGGAATAAAAGTAGTGCCCTTAGTAGGTCCATCGTCGATATTAATGGCCCTGATGGGTTCTGGTTTTAACGGGCAGTCGTTTGCTTTTCACGGGTATTTGCCCATCGAGAAAAAAGACCGGGTACAGGCCATCCGGAATTTAGAAAAAGAAATGCTGCAGCGCGACCAAACGCAAATCTTTATGGAAACGCCTTACCGCAACAATCAAATGCTCACCGATTTATTGCAACAGCTTCACCCTACTACCCGCCTTTGCATTGCCACCAATATTACCGGCCCGAACGAATTTATCAAAACCAATACCATCGCGAATTGGCAAGGCAATTTACCCGACATTCATAAGCAGCCCACGGTTTTCTTAATTTACCGCTCATAG
- a CDS encoding FAD:protein FMN transferase has translation MGTVFRIVLYARSATQAQSAAEAAFNRVDQLNQVMSDYIPDSELNQLSVTAGTGKKVKLSPDLWQILQISQEVAQKTEGAFDITVGPLVQLWRRSRRKQQLPSPEALAKAKAATGYQHLILNKQHKTAQLLVPNMQLDLGAIGKGYAVDEAMEVLRQNRIKIALIDGGGNIRVSKAPPATKGWEIDLSIGNETNYIGGKQIYLKHGGVATSGDLYQFVELNGQRYSHIINPFTGLGLTDQRLVTIIAKNGTDADWLSTALSVLPIEQSIELANHTPKAAAAIVNNVSSTIKQHQSRRFQLLKWVK, from the coding sequence ATGGGTACTGTTTTCCGGATAGTTCTGTATGCTCGCTCTGCAACTCAGGCCCAATCAGCCGCTGAAGCCGCTTTTAACCGCGTAGACCAGTTAAACCAAGTAATGAGCGACTATATTCCGGATAGCGAACTAAATCAGCTTTCGGTAACAGCAGGTACGGGTAAAAAAGTAAAATTAAGTCCGGACTTGTGGCAGATCTTACAAATTTCACAAGAGGTTGCCCAAAAAACAGAAGGAGCTTTCGATATAACCGTAGGCCCATTGGTGCAACTTTGGCGACGAAGCCGTAGGAAACAGCAACTTCCAAGTCCCGAAGCGTTAGCCAAGGCTAAAGCGGCAACTGGCTACCAGCATTTAATTTTAAATAAGCAACATAAAACCGCGCAATTACTGGTACCCAATATGCAGTTAGATTTGGGCGCCATTGGCAAAGGCTACGCCGTAGATGAAGCCATGGAAGTTTTGCGACAAAATAGAATAAAAATAGCCCTGATAGATGGCGGTGGAAACATCCGGGTAAGTAAAGCGCCACCTGCTACTAAAGGCTGGGAAATTGATTTAAGCATTGGCAACGAAACTAATTACATAGGCGGTAAGCAAATTTATCTGAAACACGGCGGCGTTGCTACTTCCGGTGATTTGTACCAATTTGTAGAGCTAAACGGCCAACGCTATTCGCACATTATTAATCCTTTTACCGGCCTAGGCCTTACGGACCAGCGACTGGTAACCATAATAGCTAAAAACGGCACCGATGCCGATTGGCTTTCTACAGCTTTAAGTGTTTTACCTATAGAGCAAAGTATAGAGTTAGCCAATCACACACCCAAAGCAGCTGCGGCCATTGTAAACAACGTTAGCAGCACTATTAAGCAACATCAATCGCGCCGCTTCCAACTTTTAAAGTGGGTTAAGTAA
- the hemB gene encoding porphobilinogen synthase, protein MNLTRRPRRNRRTEVIRNLVQENNLTVNDLIFPIFVLEGENKKVEITSIPGIARYSTDRMLDEIASCVDLGVKAFAPFPNIQESKKDRFASESFNPEGLFPSFIREVKRNFPDVILVTDVAMDPYSSDGHDGIVDNGEILNDATLEILAKMALEQARAGADIIAPSDMMDGRVGFIREQLDRNGFQNVAIMSYTAKYAGAFYGPFRDALDSAPKFGDKKTYQMNPANSREALLEAELDTAEGADYLMVKPALAYLDIIKLLRDNSHLPIAAYNVSGEYAMVKAAAQNGWIDGEKAMMECLLSMKRAGADIILTYFAKEAAQYLKKG, encoded by the coding sequence ATGAACTTAACCAGACGTCCGCGCCGGAACCGGAGAACAGAAGTAATCCGGAACCTGGTTCAGGAAAATAACCTTACCGTTAACGATTTAATATTCCCCATTTTTGTGCTGGAAGGGGAAAACAAGAAAGTAGAAATTACCTCGATACCCGGCATTGCCCGGTACTCTACCGATAGAATGCTCGACGAAATTGCGTCTTGCGTAGACCTTGGCGTGAAAGCCTTTGCACCTTTCCCCAATATTCAGGAAAGTAAAAAAGACCGGTTTGCGTCCGAAAGCTTTAATCCTGAAGGCTTATTTCCTTCTTTTATCCGGGAAGTAAAAAGAAATTTTCCGGACGTGATTTTAGTAACCGATGTGGCTATGGACCCCTACTCTTCCGATGGTCACGACGGTATTGTAGATAATGGCGAAATTTTAAACGATGCGACTTTAGAAATACTGGCCAAAATGGCTTTAGAACAAGCCCGCGCAGGTGCCGATATTATTGCTCCATCCGACATGATGGATGGCCGGGTTGGCTTTATTCGCGAGCAGTTAGATCGAAATGGATTTCAGAATGTAGCTATTATGAGCTATACCGCTAAATATGCAGGTGCTTTCTACGGTCCGTTCCGCGATGCTCTTGATTCTGCCCCAAAATTTGGCGATAAGAAAACGTACCAGATGAACCCCGCGAATAGCCGGGAGGCTTTACTGGAAGCTGAGTTAGACACCGCCGAAGGAGCCGATTATTTAATGGTAAAACCAGCTTTAGCCTATCTGGATATTATTAAACTGTTGCGCGACAATTCACATTTACCCATTGCCGCTTATAATGTAAGCGGTGAGTACGCTATGGTAAAAGCGGCAGCCCAAAATGGTTGGATTGATGGCGAAAAAGCCATGATGGAATGTTTACTAAGTATGAAACGGGCTGGTGCCGATATTATTCTCACTTATTTTGCCAAAGAAGCCGCTCAATATTTAAAAAAAGGCTAA
- a CDS encoding WD40/YVTN/BNR-like repeat-containing protein, which translates to MLRGKDAQSASYYIHRIKKKVKSEIGSEEDPGARARYEFDRLKNPFTGDIPENIRAKELSFAAKLPRNTALLQYKNVNPAARQLIADWDQRGPYNVGGRTRALAIDVADENVILAGGVSGGMWRSTDNGVSWEKTTEPSMLHSVSALAQDTRPGKTNIWYHGSGELEGNSAAAPSANYRGNGIYKSTNNGISWQILPSTQTTDVTTFNNVFQWSWRLVTNPANVNQDEVYVATIGGIQRSVNGGTTWTNALGTNSAVQSNNYSRYTDIAISSQGVRYATMSEITTSGSGSSPQKGIFRSTEGTNWINITPAKFPEGFERIVLAIAPSNENIVYFLAHTPNFGKFDASIWKYTYISGDGSGAGGTWEDRSANVPDFSKDIGDYNAQDNYNMLIQVKPDNPNIVFIGGTNLYVSRNGFATGNQTRWIGGYLENVDWYPNHHPDQHALVFYPSNPNRILSGHDGGLSRANNINTSDSIRYEDLNRGYITTQCYSIAINLNEQENDILGGFQDNGSWVTQNNSATTNWSNLFFGDGATTAITKNSWIVSAQEGFIVRYAFSNTNEFLGYAQLNPAGVEGYEFINPYLIDPNNQFVMYLPKGDTLYRNSDISAIPLSKGDLNEETPNWRIISTVDPSLSRRITAVAVSKTPADIVYFGTDNGKLFKLTNPGGATPARTTITGTNFPPGYISCIAVNPADANEVIVTFSNYGVLSLFQTKDGGTTWVAVAGNLEQRPDGTGNGPSTRWVSILPSTTGGQTKYFVGTSTGLYATANLQGEQTIWLKEGQTTIGDVPVDMVLSRSVDNLVAVGTHGNGVYTVNYNVDIESPAATDQIAVKAYPSPFTVNKPITIEYTIPRQSRVIIKIYDVAGRLITTLLDESKQPGNNTVQWNGRSSTGAQVHRGMYLYTVATANDMESGKVLFLGD; encoded by the coding sequence ATGCTGAGGGGTAAAGACGCGCAATCTGCTTCTTACTACATTCACCGCATCAAGAAAAAAGTAAAATCTGAAATTGGCTCAGAGGAAGATCCGGGTGCCCGTGCCCGTTATGAATTTGACAGATTAAAAAATCCGTTTACCGGAGATATTCCGGAAAATATCCGCGCGAAAGAATTAAGCTTTGCTGCTAAATTACCGCGCAACACAGCTTTATTGCAGTATAAAAATGTAAATCCGGCAGCCAGGCAACTAATTGCCGACTGGGACCAACGTGGTCCGTATAATGTAGGCGGGCGTACGCGGGCCTTAGCTATTGATGTGGCCGACGAGAATGTAATTTTAGCCGGTGGGGTTTCGGGTGGTATGTGGCGTTCTACGGATAATGGCGTGTCGTGGGAAAAAACAACGGAACCTAGTATGCTGCACAGCGTTTCCGCCTTAGCGCAAGACACGCGTCCGGGTAAAACAAATATTTGGTACCATGGCAGCGGCGAGTTGGAGGGTAATTCGGCAGCAGCGCCTTCGGCCAATTACCGGGGCAACGGAATCTATAAATCAACAAATAATGGAATATCCTGGCAAATTCTACCCTCTACACAAACTACCGACGTAACCACCTTTAATAACGTTTTTCAGTGGAGTTGGCGATTGGTCACGAACCCGGCTAATGTTAATCAGGATGAAGTATACGTGGCTACGATTGGCGGTATTCAACGTTCCGTGAATGGCGGCACTACCTGGACGAATGCCTTAGGCACGAACAGTGCCGTACAAAGTAATAATTACTCCCGTTATACCGATATTGCCATTAGTAGTCAAGGAGTGCGTTATGCTACCATGAGCGAAATTACAACCAGCGGTAGCGGCAGCTCACCCCAAAAAGGCATATTTCGGTCAACGGAAGGCACCAACTGGATTAATATAACCCCAGCTAAATTTCCGGAAGGATTTGAACGGATTGTGCTGGCTATTGCGCCTTCCAACGAAAACATAGTTTATTTCCTGGCTCATACTCCCAATTTTGGTAAGTTTGATGCCAGTATCTGGAAATATACCTATATTTCTGGTGATGGTAGCGGAGCGGGCGGTACCTGGGAAGATCGATCGGCTAACGTACCTGATTTTTCGAAAGATATAGGAGATTACAATGCTCAGGATAATTATAATATGCTTATTCAGGTGAAACCTGATAATCCGAACATAGTTTTTATTGGAGGTACCAACTTGTATGTGTCCAGAAATGGGTTTGCTACTGGTAATCAAACGCGCTGGATTGGTGGTTACCTGGAAAATGTAGATTGGTATCCCAACCATCACCCGGACCAACATGCTTTGGTATTTTATCCATCTAACCCAAACCGGATTCTTTCCGGGCACGATGGAGGACTTAGCCGGGCTAATAATATTAATACTTCCGATTCCATCCGCTACGAAGATTTAAACCGGGGATATATTACCACCCAATGCTATAGTATTGCCATTAACTTAAACGAACAAGAAAACGATATTCTGGGCGGATTTCAGGATAACGGCTCTTGGGTAACGCAAAACAACAGTGCGACCACTAACTGGAGTAATTTGTTTTTCGGCGATGGTGCTACTACTGCTATTACTAAAAATTCCTGGATTGTTTCAGCTCAGGAAGGTTTTATTGTGCGATACGCTTTTAGTAATACAAACGAATTTTTAGGTTATGCACAGCTTAATCCAGCGGGAGTAGAAGGTTACGAATTTATTAATCCGTACCTTATTGATCCGAATAACCAATTTGTAATGTATTTGCCCAAAGGGGATACCTTGTACCGCAACAGCGATATTTCAGCTATTCCGTTGTCCAAAGGGGATTTAAACGAAGAAACTCCTAATTGGCGCATCATAAGCACCGTCGATCCTTCTTTATCCCGACGCATCACCGCAGTAGCAGTAAGTAAAACACCCGCTGATATTGTTTATTTTGGTACGGATAATGGCAAGTTATTTAAGTTAACCAACCCGGGAGGAGCCACTCCAGCCAGAACTACTATTACCGGAACTAATTTCCCGCCAGGTTATATTTCTTGTATTGCGGTAAATCCAGCCGATGCCAACGAAGTAATAGTTACATTTTCTAACTATGGGGTACTTAGTTTATTTCAAACCAAAGATGGCGGTACTACCTGGGTAGCAGTGGCCGGTAATTTAGAACAAAGACCTGATGGCACCGGAAATGGCCCTTCTACCCGTTGGGTAAGTATTTTACCTTCTACAACCGGTGGTCAAACCAAGTATTTTGTAGGAACCAGTACCGGCTTATACGCTACGGCTAACTTACAAGGCGAACAAACCATTTGGCTGAAAGAAGGCCAGACTACCATTGGCGATGTTCCGGTGGATATGGTTTTATCCCGGTCGGTAGATAACCTGGTGGCAGTAGGAACCCACGGTAATGGCGTATACACGGTAAATTATAACGTAGATATTGAAAGCCCGGCAGCAACCGATCAGATTGCGGTAAAAGCTTACCCTTCTCCGTTTACGGTAAATAAACCGATAACCATTGAGTATACCATACCGCGGCAAAGCCGGGTAATTATTAAAATTTACGATGTGGCGGGGCGGCTTATAACCACTTTATTAGACGAAAGCAAACAACCCGGTAACAACACTGTGCAATGGAATGGCCGCTCATCTACGGGAGCACAGGTGCATCGGGGAATGTATTTGTATACCGTTGCTACAGCCAACGATATGGAGTCGGGGAAGGTGCTGTTTTTAGGTGATTAA
- the gldB gene encoding gliding motility lipoprotein GldB, translating into MYLIKHSQIFVFLSLLLVFSCQKKSCEIDSRIAAININLPIQRLEKALYASKSKEDVQRFLQANSLFARKYLQVDANHLDNNLINSLYGLVTNPQLSKFVTETEKTFGNLEPQQRDLVTAFKHIKYYYPKTNLPQVQTFVSGLLGPDLVVSDSIIVLGLDYFVGDKASYRPKQPNYILDRYKPQNLIPAVMLQQSAKFNSTDLDDKRMMAQMIYYGKSYYFTQHVLPCTPDSTIIGFSDQQIADVQYNEGKIWAHLVEKNLLFETNHFKTGKYLEERPTVPEIDAKCPGRIGRWVGWQIVRKYMEENPEVTLPQLMAEKDAQKIFNNSHYKPKRRS; encoded by the coding sequence ATGTATTTAATAAAACATAGCCAAATATTTGTTTTTCTTTCTTTGTTGTTGGTATTCAGTTGCCAGAAAAAATCCTGCGAAATTGATTCCAGAATTGCTGCCATTAACATTAATCTGCCAATACAACGGCTGGAAAAAGCTTTATACGCCAGTAAATCAAAAGAAGATGTGCAACGCTTCTTACAGGCAAATTCTTTATTCGCTCGGAAGTACCTGCAAGTTGATGCTAACCATTTAGATAACAACTTAATAAACTCCCTTTATGGTCTGGTTACCAATCCGCAATTAAGTAAATTTGTAACCGAAACCGAGAAGACTTTTGGTAATCTGGAGCCTCAGCAACGCGATTTAGTAACGGCATTTAAGCACATTAAATATTATTATCCGAAAACAAACTTACCGCAGGTCCAAACTTTTGTATCGGGCTTACTGGGGCCGGATTTAGTGGTGAGCGATAGCATAATTGTACTGGGTCTGGATTATTTTGTGGGTGATAAAGCTAGTTATCGACCTAAACAACCCAATTACATTTTGGACCGCTACAAACCACAAAATTTAATTCCGGCGGTAATGCTGCAGCAATCGGCCAAATTTAACTCCACGGATTTAGACGATAAACGCATGATGGCTCAGATGATCTATTACGGAAAGTCGTACTACTTTACACAACATGTTTTGCCCTGTACCCCTGATTCTACCATAATTGGTTTCTCGGACCAGCAAATTGCCGATGTGCAATACAATGAGGGTAAAATTTGGGCGCATTTAGTAGAGAAAAATTTACTTTTTGAAACCAATCATTTTAAAACGGGCAAATACCTGGAAGAACGCCCCACCGTACCGGAGATTGATGCCAAATGCCCGGGAAGAATTGGCCGGTGGGTAGGCTGGCAAATTGTGCGGAAATACATGGAAGAAAATCCGGAAGTTACTTTGCCGCAGCTTATGGCGGAAAAAGATGCCCAAAAGATTTTTAATAATTCGCATTATAAACCGAAGCGCAGGAGTTAA
- a CDS encoding porin family protein encodes MKKITFICLLLAFTSTAFAQELELGIKITPSIAGQRLIVPSNVDFEKEGANFRFGFGVIADLYFTENAAFSTGLSFTGKGGSVSYPTSFIQPGVSGRTTDDISLQYLEIPLTVKLFTNEVAPDMRVYFQTGFSLNPRMGAKVNGEKLDPDNKKYSKHFNVFDADVILGTGLEYQVGETTKLFGGLSYHRGLASIDDYYEERISDKIEVRNNIFSLDLGVKF; translated from the coding sequence ATGAAAAAAATTACTTTTATCTGTCTCTTATTGGCTTTTACGTCTACTGCTTTCGCCCAGGAGCTAGAATTAGGCATTAAAATTACACCTTCCATTGCCGGCCAGCGTCTTATTGTACCTTCTAATGTAGACTTTGAAAAAGAAGGTGCTAATTTCCGGTTTGGGTTTGGGGTAATTGCTGATTTATACTTTACCGAAAATGCCGCTTTCTCCACAGGTTTATCTTTTACCGGAAAAGGTGGAAGCGTTTCTTACCCTACTTCATTTATTCAACCTGGCGTTAGTGGTCGTACTACCGACGACATTTCCTTACAATACTTAGAAATTCCACTTACGGTTAAATTATTTACGAACGAGGTGGCTCCCGATATGAGAGTTTATTTCCAGACTGGTTTTTCGCTTAACCCCCGCATGGGAGCAAAGGTTAACGGTGAAAAATTAGACCCAGATAATAAAAAATATTCTAAACACTTCAACGTATTTGATGCGGATGTTATTTTAGGAACCGGCTTGGAATACCAGGTTGGGGAAACTACTAAATTATTCGGTGGTTTATCATATCATCGTGGCTTAGCCAGCATTGATGATTATTATGAAGAAAGAATTAGCGATAAAATTGAAGTAAGAAACAATATTTTTTCTCTTGATTTAGGAGTTAAGTTTTAG